The segment ACATATTCGATGAGATTGCGGCGCAGGAGATCGAGATCGACATTGCACGCGCGCATCACCGCCGCCGCGTCCTGATCGTCGATCAGCGCAAGCAGGAGATGCTCAAGCGTGGCGTATTCCTGATGTCGCTCATTTGCGAGCGAAAGCGCCTGATGAAGCGCTTTCTCAAGGCTGCGGGAGAATGACGGCACCGATCGACCTCACTTCTTTTCCATCACGCATTGCAGCGGATGTTGATGTTTGCGCGCGAAATCCATCACCTGCGTCACCTTCGTCTCGGCGACCTCATAGGTGTAGATCCCGCACTCCCCCACCCCGTGATGATGGACATGCAGCATGACCCGTGTGGCCTCGTCCCGGTTCTTCTGGAAGAACCGTTCGAGCACGTGCACGACAAATTCCATCGGCGTGTAGTCGTCGTTCAGCAACAACACGCGGTACATGTTCGGCCGCTTCGTCTTCGGCCGCGTTTTGGTGACGACAGCCGTGCCGGAACCGCCATCCCCGCCGCCGTCTTCATGATCCGCCGTCGCCCTGATCGGTTCGATCCTCATCGAGCCTGATCGCGTCCTCTTTTAAAAAACCCAGCCGAAATGACAAAACCCCCAGTGCCGCCTTTGCGCCGCTCGGGGAAGGTCGTGACCACGGCCGCTCACGTCTAATGTAAGCCTACCATGAGTGATTGTAAGGCCCTTGCGCAAAGGTGCAACGGATCAAACAGCGAAAAATGCCGCTGCGTGGTCACAAAAACGCAAGAGCCCGGCCGCAACGGGCTGGGCTCTGCAATCCGATCAGCATTTTCGAAAGGGCCAAAGCGCCCCGAAAAAGCTTACTTCGCGGCCTTCGCGAAGGCATCTTCGAACGGCTTGTAGAAGTCCTTGGCAACATCGGCATACATCTCGCCGATCTTGGACATCTGGCCGACCATGCCCTCATAGGAAGACTTGGCATATTCGCTCTGCGCCTCGAGAACCGTGTCCAGCGACTTCGCGGTCATCACCTTGTTGGCAACCGCGGCGCTGTCCTCGAACGACTTCTTCGTGTAGTCGGCAACCTCGGCGGCAATCGCCTGGAAACCCTTGGACACCGTGCCGAAGCTCTTCATCGCCGTCTCGGCGTTGTCCTTGCTGAACTTCTGCATGTCTTCAAAACCGGCAAACATCACACATACCCCTTTTATCTGGCCTCGCGGGATCGTCCGGATCACCGCCGCTTTGTCGCGTCGATCATCAATATATGCGCCGCACAATAAATGTCAAATAATTTTTGCAGCGCACCATTTCCTTCGAAACACAATCACAAGCCGTGCAGATCGCAATTGCGATTTACCGATTCCTAACCCTGACGGCAGACAATCACCTCAATCGGCCATCGCTGAGCGACAGGCCGCAAAGACAAGACGCGAGGAAACGAAACGGTCCGTTCGGCCGCGCGTATAGAGTGGTTGCGCACCTTGGGCAGCCCTCGGCGAACGGACGAAACTGCGAGTTCATTTGTGTCCGCGCACAGGAAAGGCGGCGGGCACGGGTAGGTTTGAGGGTATCACAGTGGTGTTCAAACGCGTTGTTTCCCGTGACCTTGGTTGGTCCGGTTGGGTAAAGGCGGTCGTTGTCGTTCTCTTCGCATCGATCCTTACCCTCGGCTCCCCGGCCGAAACCCGGGCAAATTCCAAATATGCCGCTTTCGTCATCGACGCCCGTACCGGCAAGGTACTGTTCTCGCGCAATGCGGACGCCCCGCGCTATCCGGCCTCGCTGACCAAGATGATGACGCTCTACGTGCTGTTCGACGAGCTGAAGGCCGGTCGCATGAAGATGACGACGCGCCTCAAGGTCTCCAAATACGCCTCGCGTCAGGCCCCTTCCAAGCTCGGCCTGAAACCCGGCAGCACCATTCAGGTCCGCGACGCCATTCGCGCCCTCGTCACCAAATCCGCCAACGACGTCGCCGTCGTCGTCGCCGAAAACATCTCCGGATCCGAATCCGCCTTTGCCCGCCGCATGACGACAGTCGCGCGCGGCATGGGCATGAGCCGGACCACGTTCCGCAACGCGTCCGGCCTGCCCAACACTGCCCAGAAAACCACGGCCCGCGACATGGCCACCCTTGGCCGTGCCCTGCAGCAGCACCATCCGAAATATTATCGCTACTTCGCGACGCGCTCGTTCAAGTATCGCGGCCGCCGCTACGGCAACCACAACCGCCTGCTCGGCCGGGTGAAGGGTGTCGACGGCATCAAGACCGGCTACACACGCGCATCGGGTTTCAACCTCGTCAGCTCGGTCAAGCGCGGCAAGCGCCACATCGTCGCCGTCGTCATGGGTGGCAAGACGGGCCGCTCGCGCAATGCGCACATGACCCAGCTCATCAACGGGTATCTGCCGAAGGCCGGTACGCGCGGCCGCACCGACATGATCGCGCGCCACAGCTCGTCGCCGACACGCCAGTTCGTCGCGCTGCCGAAATCCGGTGCGCCGCGTCCTGCCGCGAAGCCGGACTTCGAACTGGTCACCGCTTCGGTCACACCGCGCCGCGCGCCGGCAACCACCGGTTCCGTCACCATCAAATCGGTCAGGACCACCAAGGTGTCGATTGGTGCCCACAATGGGCCTTCCGAACCGGCGCCGGCACCAAAGGCCGCGCCGCAGGCGATCGCCAACGCGACGCCGGACATTCCGGACGGATGGCAGATCCAGATCGGCGCCCTTCCGAACCATGACGACGCGCTGTCGCTGATGAAGCGCGCGGCCCGTGACACCGGCTCGCTGCTCAAGCGCCGGACCTCATACACCGAAACGGTGAAAAAGGGCGGCACCACGCTGTACCGCGCCCGCTTCGCCGGCTTCGACAGCAAGGGAGCGGCCAAGTCGGCCTGCGCCAAACTCAAGCGGAAGAGCTATGCCTGCTTTCCGTTCCACCAGTAGTGATCAGTTTCGGTCGGCCGGAAAGGGTACCGGCCGGCCCGTGTAAGCATATGCGTTAGTGGGGAGTATCATGTCGACGAAGAAGACGTTCCTTCGCCTCGTTGATCCGGGCAGCCAGAGCACTCGTTCCGCCGTGGTCGGGGTGGACAAGCTTCATAAGCCTTCGGTGCGCAGCCCGAATTTCCGCCTCCCCGGCGCCCGGCGAAATCCCAAGGATCTCGTAGGCCTCCTTCTCTGTCATGCCGCCAGAACCCGCCGCACCGCCCGTCCGCGGACCCGCATCATCCTCGACGTGTTCACGCCAGTCGGCCTGCCGGCGGTCCAGATAGGTTTCCAGGAGGACGCGGCTGCGCTCCTCGTTGACGAATGATCGCCAAAGGTCGATCGCCTCGCCGAAGCTGAGCGAGTCGAGATCGCGGCCGTGGTAAGGGCCGCTCAGAACGCGCCCGCGCATCTCCCCGCTGTCATGGTCGAGTTCCATCTCGAGATGGTCCGAACGCACCTGCGATGAACTGCCCGCCGTGCGTTGCCCGCGCCAGCCGAAGCCGCTCATTCCCGACGAGCCGAGCACCGACAGGCCGAACGCACCAAGCGGCGCGGCAATCGCCCAGCGCCCGATCGCGGCAAGCCCGGCCGCAATCCCGAGAAGCGCAATCCCGCCGCCGATCTTCAGCCGTTTGGCCAGAACCGCCGGATTGGCCTTGAGGAACGCCTGCGCCAGAATGAGAAGCAGCACGATGCCGCCAAGGATGAGAATGATCCGCGCCATCGTCTACCGCATCTGTTCGAGCAACAGGCGGGCCTCGCCCTTGCCCTGGTTCGACAGCGCCGTCAGCGCTTTGCGCCCGCCCGCAGCATAGGCAGCCACCGCCCGCAGCAACTCGCCAAGCCTGTGTGCCGAGCCCGCATCGAGCCGGCAATAGGCGCCCTTGCTAAGCCGGGCGATTTCGCGAAACGCCGCTTCAGCCTCCGGATCGCCGCCATCCTGAAACAGGAACACCGGCACGCCGAGCATGCCGAGTTCTCCGGCCTTCTGCGCCAGATCGTCGACATCCTCTTCCATGCAGTCGCCGACATAGATGAGCGCGCTGACCTTTTCCTTGCGCGTCTCGGAAAGCGCATGCGCCAGCACCTTGCGGATCTGCGTGTGTCCGCCGCGACAATCGATTTGCGTCATCAGCCCAGCCAGCGCCTTGGCGTTGCGCACCCATTTGCTCGACCGGCACTCGCCGAAGCCGCGGAAATAGACGAGTTGGACGTCGAGCCCACCGATGGCCGCCGCCTCTTCGAACATCTGACCCTGCAGCGAACAGGCGCGATCCCAGGTCGGCTGCCGGCTCATCGTCGCATCGAGCGCGAAGATCAGCCGCCCCTGCCCCTGCGCGGGCGGGGTCAGCGTCTGCGCCTTTTGCAGAAACGCGTCGATCTCGGAGTCGCTCGACCGCCCGGCGAGCGCACCTCCCGCCGTCGGCTTTGCCGGTGTCTTGTCTTTCGACATGCCGCCTGTGTTCCCTTTCCTCATGCCGCCGAACGCGCCGGGCACGGCGCACTGCCCCATAATGTGGCCCTGCCGGGAAAAATCGCAACGCCGCGAGCCGCCCTCGCGGCCACGAAGTGAATGAAGGGCAAAGTCTATGCTTTCAGCGAATTGGCGGAAACTGAGCAGAGTGATAGGGTCCCGCACCTTTTGACAGTCAGGCATGAGAGCGCGCCCAATGACCGCTTACCCCGCTATCGCTTCCACGGTGGACGATCTCCGCCGCCGGGTTTCGATCTGGCGCAGCGACGGCAAGACCGTTGCCCTTGTCCCGACGATGGGCGCGCTACATGCCGGCCATTTGAAACTGATCGAGGAAGCCCGCAATCGCGCCCAGAAGGTCATCGTCTCGATCTTCGTCAATCCGACCCAGTTCGCGCCGACCGAGGATTTCGACTCCTATCCACGCACCTTCGACGACGATGTCGCCAAGATGCTGCCCTACGGCGTCGACGCGGTTTTCGCGCCCAACGCGGCGGAAATGTACCGCCCGGATTTCGCCACCGGCATCACGGTGAAGGGCCCCGCGCTCGGTCTCGAGACCGACTACCGGCCGCATTTCTTTTCCGGCGTTGCCGTCGTCGTCGCCAAGCTGCTCCTGTCGGCATTGCCCGACATCGCGCTGTTCGGCGAGAAGGACTATCAGCAGCTCCTCGTCGTGCGCCAGATGGTACGCGACCTCAACATCCCGACCGAAATCCTCGCAATTGAAACGGTGCGCGAGGATGACGGCCTCGCCATGTCGTCGCGCAACGCCTATTTGTCGAGCGCGGATCGCGTGACCGCCGCCCGCCTGAACGTCGAACTACGCGCGGTGGCCGACACGATTCGCGCCGGCGGCTCCGCCGAGACCGCCTTGAAGGCCGCACGGGCGGCCATTTCAGAAGCCGGTTTCCGCCTCGACTATCTCGAACTGCGCCACGCCGAGACCCTGCAGGCGATCGACCTGGACGCGGACAAGGATTTGCCGATGCGCCTGCTCGTCGCCGCCTGGCTCGGCAAGACGCGGCTGATCGACAATATCGGCGTGTAACGGCGCGGCTAGAGCATCGTGCAGCCAATTGGAACAATTGGCGTCGACAAAGATGCAACTAAACAAAGGGATAGAGCATTTCGGCGATTCAACTCGAACGCAGAATGCTCTAGAGCAGCCCGAGCTCGGAAAGGTCCCGCCGCATGTCCTCCGGCATCGCCTCGTCGCCGGGCCGCTCGAGGATATCGGCCGGCACGTCCTTTTCCTGCAGATAGCGCCAACCCTGAAACGGCCTCCGCGGCTGGATCGCGGTCAACTGCACGGTCGGTTCGAACACGAGCTGACAGCGCGAGATGCCGTCCTCGCCGGTGACCGATCGGATATCAAGAATGCGCTGGCGCGCCTGCACCGCACCCTTGATCACCCAATAGAGCGAGCCGCCGTCGAGCAACTCCTCGCGCCGTTTCGGCATCATCCGCGTGGTGTGGATCTGCTCGAACGGACGCCCGGTCGCTTCGGCAAGCCGCCGGCGGTCTTCAATCCAGTCGTGAAGATCCTCGACGCTCTCCGCGCCAACGCAAAGCTTGATCAGGTGCAGGGCCATGAGGGGAGTTTTGCGGCTTTCCGTCGATCCGGTCAAACCTCGCGGCACGCTATCCACAGCTACGCGCGATGCCGTGACCGTGAGCATTTTCGCGGGCGACTAGTCCAAGCGTCGTATTTTGAAAGTGCCCCGATTTTCTGTAGGAATGCGCGTATTGCCCTGGAGCAGCTTGATCTCCGGTCGACTCGCACGGTCGAAACCGGTCGGAAACGGAAGGACGGACGGAATGTCGATTGCCCGCGTTACCGAAATCACCTCGTCGTCGACCAAGAGCATCGAGGATGCCATCGATACCGGCATCGACCGCGCCAACCGAACGCTCGACAACATCGAGGGCGCGTGGGTTCAGGACATCAAGGTGACCTGCAAGGACGGCAAGATCGACGAATGGCGGGTCAACATGAAGCTGACCTTCGTCCTTAAGGACTAGCCCCGGTCCGTCACGCAGCGATTTACGCGGCAGCCTCGTCCTCGATATCGGCAAGCGTCACGACCTCGGCGCCGTCATCGACCTGATCGCCCTCGCCCGCCAGCACGGCCGCGACGATGCCCGGCCCCGGCGCGACGACGACGTGCTCCATCTTCATCGCCTCAACGATGAACAGCCGGTCGCCGGCAGCAACCGTCTGGCCTTCTTCGACGAAGACGGCGATCACCTTGCCGTGCATCGGCGCACGCACATGGCCATGCTCGTCCTCGCCTTCCGCCTTGCGGGTCAGCGCATCCTCGAGTGCGACACGCACCGCCCGCCCATCTTCGAGCGCATAGGCAACATCGCCGCACAGCGCGACAGACCCCGTCGCCGCGTCCGAGCTGCTTGTCTCGCCGAGCCCGACCGAAAACTGTCCGCCATTCCACACCAGCCGAACCTCGAGCGGCTCACCCTCGACGATCAACGTGCGGCCAATGTCGCGCACGCCGCCAAGCTGGAAGCCGTCATTGGCCTCGAACGGGTCGTTCCAGCCGCCGGCCGGCGCATCGCCGGTCCGCAGCAGCGCTGAGGCTGCCGCCGCAATTGCCGCATCGCCGACGCCGCCGTCAGTCAGCGCGCCGATCTCTCGATCGACCAGACCGGTGTCGAAGCCGCCATCGCGCACATGCGGGTGCCGCAGCACCGCGCGCAGGAAGCCGAGATTGGATTTCGGACCCGCCACAACCGTCTCGGCTAGCGCGGCCGCCAGCTTGTCGAGCGCTTCGCCCCGGGTGGCGCCGTGGGTGATGATCTTGGCAATCATCGGATCGTAGAACGGCGACACCACGCCGCCCTCGACGACGCCGGAGTCGACGCGCGCCAGATCGTCCGGCAGGCGCAGCACATCGAGCCGGCCCGACGACGGCAGGAAGCCCGTGTCCGGGTCTTCCGCGTAGAGCCGCACCTCGACCGCATGGCCGGAAAGCTGCAGTTCGTCCTGCGCCTTCGGCAGGGACTCACCTGAGGCCACGCGAAGCTGCCACTCGACCAGATCGACGCCGGTGATCGCTTCCGTCACCGGATGCTCGACCTGCAAGCGGGTATTCATTTCCATGAACCAGAAGCGGTCGGTACGCAGCCCCTCGCTGCCGTCGACGATGAACTCGACCGTGCCGGCGCCGACATAGCCGACCGCCTTGGCCGCCGCCACCGCCGCCTCGCCCATCACCGAGCGCATCTCCGCGCTCATCCCCGGCGCGGGCGCTTCCTCAACCACCTTCTGGTGGCGCCGCTGCAGCGAGCAGTCGCGCTCGAACAGATGCACCGCATTGCCATGACCGTCGGCGAACACCTGCACTTCGACATGGCGCGGCGCGGCGACGAATTTCTCGATCAGCACACGCTCATCGCCGAAGGCATTGCGCGCCTCGCGCTGCGCGGCTTCGAGCGCGGCCTCGAACTCGACCGCCTTGTCGATACGGCGCATACCCTTGCCGCCACCGCCGGCAACGGCCTTGATGAGCACCGGATAGCCAATCTCGTAGGCCTTCTGTTTCAGGAAGGCCGGCTCCTGCCGCTCGCCGTGATAGCCCGGCACCACCGGCACATCCGCGTCGGCCATGATCGCCTTGGCGCGGTCCTTCAGACCCATCTTGCGAATGGCGTCCGCCGGCGGGCCAACGAAAACGATACCGGCCGCGGCGCAGGCCTCGGCAAACTCGGCGTTCTCGGAAAGGAAGCCGTAGCCCGGATGGATGCAGTCGACCCCCGTCGCCTTGGCAGCCGCGAGGATCTTCTCCTTGACCAGATAGGATTCGGTCGCCGGCGCCGGGCCGATCGCCACCGCCTCGTCGGCGAAGCGGACATGCGGCGCATCTGCATCCGCGTCGGAATAGACCGCGATGGTGCGCATCCCGAGACGCTTGGCGGTGCGCATGACGCGCACGGCGATTTCACCGCGATTGGCAACCAGGACGGAAGTGAGAAGCGCCATCGAAGACCCCGTATGCATGACAGGGTGCGCGGCGGATGCCGCGACACCGGGCTCTATCGATACGATCCCGCAACGATGCGATCAACGGCTGAGCGCACCCCTCCCCGCAATTTTGCGGGAAGACGGCATTCGGGGCGCTTCCTTACGAAGCCAGTTCGACCGGAAGCTTGAGGTAGCGCACGCCGTTATCCTCGGCTTTCGGAAGCTGCCCGGCGCGAATATTGACCTGGATCGACGGCAGCAGGAGCAGCGGCACGGCAAGACCGGAATCGCGCGTCTCGCGCATGGCGACGAACTCGTCTTCGCTGATCGCGTCATTGACGTGGACGTTTTCCGCCCGCTCCGCCGCGACCGTCGTTTCCCAGGCAAATTCGTCACGCCCCGGCGCCTTGTAGTCGTGGCACATGAACAGCCGCGTTTCCGGCGGCAGCGACAGGAGACGCTTGATGGACTGGAAGAGCGTGCGTGCATCGCCGCCGGGGAAGTCCGCCCGCGCGGTGCCGAAATCCGGCATGAACAGCGTATCGCCAACGAACACCGCATCGCCGATGCGGTACGAGATGCAGGCCGGCGTATGGCCCGGCGTCGCGATCACCTCAACCGTCAGCCCGCCGATCGAAAACGTCTCACCATCGGAGAAGAGCTGATCGAACTGGCTGCCGTCCACCGTCATGTCGGTCAGGTTGAAGATCGGCCGAAAGATCTTCTGTACCTCGCGGATGCGCTCGCCGATACCGATCCGCGCGCCGGTCTTGGCCTTGATGTAGGGCGCGCCGGACAAATGGTCGGCGTGGGCGTGGGTTTCGAGCACCCAGTCCACCGTCAGGCCTTCCTCGGCAACGGCCTCCAGCACCCGGTCGGCGGCAGTTGTCGAGGCCTTACCCGAGCGGTTGTCGAAGTCGAGCACGGGATCGATCACCGC is part of the Hyphomicrobiales bacterium genome and harbors:
- a CDS encoding DUF1489 domain-containing protein, giving the protein MALHLIKLCVGAESVEDLHDWIEDRRRLAEATGRPFEQIHTTRMMPKRREELLDGGSLYWVIKGAVQARQRILDIRSVTGEDGISRCQLVFEPTVQLTAIQPRRPFQGWRYLQEKDVPADILERPGDEAMPEDMRRDLSELGLL
- a CDS encoding ATP-dependent Clp protease adapter ClpS, yielding MRIEPIRATADHEDGGGDGGSGTAVVTKTRPKTKRPNMYRVLLLNDDYTPMEFVVHVLERFFQKNRDEATRVMLHVHHHGVGECGIYTYEVAETKVTQVMDFARKHQHPLQCVMEKK
- a CDS encoding MBL fold metallo-hydrolase, translating into MPNNTGFAMRAFFDEATNTVSYLVWDSESRRAAVIDPVLDFDNRSGKASTTAADRVLEAVAEEGLTVDWVLETHAHADHLSGAPYIKAKTGARIGIGERIREVQKIFRPIFNLTDMTVDGSQFDQLFSDGETFSIGGLTVEVIATPGHTPACISYRIGDAVFVGDTLFMPDFGTARADFPGGDARTLFQSIKRLLSLPPETRLFMCHDYKAPGRDEFAWETTVAAERAENVHVNDAISEDEFVAMRETRDSGLAVPLLLLPSIQVNIRAGQLPKAEDNGVRYLKLPVELAS
- a CDS encoding D-alanyl-D-alanine carboxypeptidase yields the protein MFKRVVSRDLGWSGWVKAVVVVLFASILTLGSPAETRANSKYAAFVIDARTGKVLFSRNADAPRYPASLTKMMTLYVLFDELKAGRMKMTTRLKVSKYASRQAPSKLGLKPGSTIQVRDAIRALVTKSANDVAVVVAENISGSESAFARRMTTVARGMGMSRTTFRNASGLPNTAQKTTARDMATLGRALQQHHPKYYRYFATRSFKYRGRRYGNHNRLLGRVKGVDGIKTGYTRASGFNLVSSVKRGKRHIVAVVMGGKTGRSRNAHMTQLINGYLPKAGTRGRTDMIARHSSSPTRQFVALPKSGAPRPAAKPDFELVTASVTPRRAPATTGSVTIKSVRTTKVSIGAHNGPSEPAPAPKAAPQAIANATPDIPDGWQIQIGALPNHDDALSLMKRAARDTGSLLKRRTSYTETVKKGGTTLYRARFAGFDSKGAAKSACAKLKRKSYACFPFHQ
- a CDS encoding pantoate--beta-alanine ligase, whose amino-acid sequence is MTAYPAIASTVDDLRRRVSIWRSDGKTVALVPTMGALHAGHLKLIEEARNRAQKVIVSIFVNPTQFAPTEDFDSYPRTFDDDVAKMLPYGVDAVFAPNAAEMYRPDFATGITVKGPALGLETDYRPHFFSGVAVVVAKLLLSALPDIALFGEKDYQQLLVVRQMVRDLNIPTEILAIETVREDDGLAMSSRNAYLSSADRVTAARLNVELRAVADTIRAGGSAETALKAARAAISEAGFRLDYLELRHAETLQAIDLDADKDLPMRLLVAAWLGKTRLIDNIGV
- a CDS encoding molecular chaperone DnaJ, whose product is MARIILILGGIVLLLILAQAFLKANPAVLAKRLKIGGGIALLGIAAGLAAIGRWAIAAPLGAFGLSVLGSSGMSGFGWRGQRTAGSSSQVRSDHLEMELDHDSGEMRGRVLSGPYHGRDLDSLSFGEAIDLWRSFVNEERSRVLLETYLDRRQADWREHVEDDAGPRTGGAAGSGGMTEKEAYEILGISPGAGEAEIRAAHRRLMKLVHPDHGGTSALAARINEAKERLLRRHDTPH
- a CDS encoding carbamoyl-phosphate synthase subunit L, coding for MALLTSVLVANRGEIAVRVMRTAKRLGMRTIAVYSDADADAPHVRFADEAVAIGPAPATESYLVKEKILAAAKATGVDCIHPGYGFLSENAEFAEACAAAGIVFVGPPADAIRKMGLKDRAKAIMADADVPVVPGYHGERQEPAFLKQKAYEIGYPVLIKAVAGGGGKGMRRIDKAVEFEAALEAAQREARNAFGDERVLIEKFVAAPRHVEVQVFADGHGNAVHLFERDCSLQRRHQKVVEEAPAPGMSAEMRSVMGEAAVAAAKAVGYVGAGTVEFIVDGSEGLRTDRFWFMEMNTRLQVEHPVTEAITGVDLVEWQLRVASGESLPKAQDELQLSGHAVEVRLYAEDPDTGFLPSSGRLDVLRLPDDLARVDSGVVEGGVVSPFYDPMIAKIITHGATRGEALDKLAAALAETVVAGPKSNLGFLRAVLRHPHVRDGGFDTGLVDREIGALTDGGVGDAAIAAAASALLRTGDAPAGGWNDPFEANDGFQLGGVRDIGRTLIVEGEPLEVRLVWNGGQFSVGLGETSSSDAATGSVALCGDVAYALEDGRAVRVALEDALTRKAEGEDEHGHVRAPMHGKVIAVFVEEGQTVAAGDRLFIVEAMKMEHVVVAPGPGIVAAVLAGEGDQVDDGAEVVTLADIEDEAAA
- a CDS encoding dodecin domain-containing protein; the protein is MSIARVTEITSSSTKSIEDAIDTGIDRANRTLDNIEGAWVQDIKVTCKDGKIDEWRVNMKLTFVLKD
- a CDS encoding Phasin translates to MFAGFEDMQKFSKDNAETAMKSFGTVSKGFQAIAAEVADYTKKSFEDSAAVANKVMTAKSLDTVLEAQSEYAKSSYEGMVGQMSKIGEMYADVAKDFYKPFEDAFAKAAK